A region of the Esox lucius isolate fEsoLuc1 chromosome 10, fEsoLuc1.pri, whole genome shotgun sequence genome:
GCAAAGTCCTGGGTGAACTCGGGTCCTTTTTTCTTACTGTTTTGGATTACGTCATTGGCAAGGTAGAGGAAAGTGAGCTTCCGGGACACCTTGgctgcaggcacacacacaaatgacagTAATCTACAGAGTGCAGGGTGAATAAACAAAACCTAGCAACAGAGCCAGGCGGCAACAGCTGGAGACATTGCTTGATACTTGGGCAGACTACACATGACGACCTTGCCAAAGACATAACACTACAGCCCCGTATAGCCTAATCCACACAACCCACTTGCCACAGTGCCACTGACGAACACGGGTGGGTTTAAAGCAGTTTTGTATGACATTGATCTGTATTGAGGCAGAAAGGGCATGGTTTCTGCCACAAtgctaaataaacacacaaaacataaacatcTCCCTGGACAGTGAACTGATGGAGCAATCAGCCCCAAGTGAAATGAGAACCTCCCCAAACCGTTGTGTACACAGACACCCGCCACTCCCCATGGTGCCCAGAGCGCATTTCCCAGTAAAACCATATCTCCATTAATGTTTAAGTCTACAAAGTCTATAAAAGAGGTCATAACTTATAATCTTGGCTTACAGCTCTCCTCAATCAACTCTTAACTGTGAACTGGTAGCATTAGCGGTATAGATCCTGACCGCATAAAAGCAGACCTATTAGcattgataaaaaatatttttttacaaaaatataataataataaatacaaccTTTTAGTGACATGTGGTTTCTTAATGTGATAAACACCAAACAATTGAAAAGAAACAGGAAAAGAATAAAAGCTAATAATTGAGGACAAAACAATACCCACAAGTAGACTATAGACAACCCACACAGGGCTAAGCTAAAAAAGACACCTGGTGCTATTCACAGTCCACAGAAAACAGTCAGCAGCCCTGAAAATGCAGAGGGAAACCATTAGGCTGTTTAGTCTAaaggaataaaaatgaaaaacaccaTCAAACTAGCTACCTAAAGACACAAGCTCAGACTTGAAATCTGTAATGACATTCCAGGTATGTTAAACTTTATTAGACAAGAAAGTGAAGATAATGGAGAACCTTTGCCTAAAAAGCAGTAGTAGGGATGCACCTATATAAATCGGCCAGCAATCAGTATCAACAGATTACAggcaaaatatttacaaaatcaaaACAGCCGATTGCTTTACAATGGCTCATTATTTTAGACTGGATAATTATGCAGCAGAAATCTCAATCAATCTGCTACAGTCATGTTTACTATGATTAATTTATTCAGCTAAAATCATGTAATATTTCACTCCTATTATTTATTCTTTGTGTATACTGTTATATTGTTCCTATTAAAGTCAAATAGCTTATTTACTACATTCACATTTAGGTGttgtataatgtacaattacagaagaatgatacatttcattatcatatcatttatacattcattcattgTGCTTATTTTGTCTTTAGTTATTAGAGAAAGAACTTTTGTATGATGTAATTAGCTATTGTTCAAATTAGAAGCGTCATCAgaagcaaaataaatatttattttatgcatAGGtacaaagcaaaataaataagaaaacacTGGAATCAGACGATTGGGTTATCAGAAAAACAAATGGGCTAACCTAGGCATGGACATCTTTAAAGCTGAAATTTGCCATCTTAACAACAGGTGTACAGGTATACAGAAAGTACTCTATTACAGCAGTTTGGTGTGGAAAAGGTCCCGTAACCATTCTTCAGCAAAGCAGGAAAAGTAGTCCAAGAGGAGTACATTAGTTAGGCTACTGAATGTGAAGACAAGTTTCAGTCTCACCTTATTTCACAGACATAGCCCGGTGCAGTGATGCAGAAAGAATTTCATGGGATTCTTTTTGCATAATTATGAGCTGAGGTCAAGCAACAAGCTGTAATGTTGACCCTTCATCCTTGGACATGGGTTAACTTACCATACCCTAATTGAAGATGAACATACTACAAAATATCTGACTACTACTTCGTGGTTTCAGAATTACACTGACTGGCACATTGCAAATTACCTTTAAAGCAATATGTCCTGCTGTATATTGTGTCAGttaatattaatgtttattgccattgaataaatgtttatttaagtAAAAAGTTCATTATGGCCAATGGAAAATGCTTAAGAACCATTTGTAGGCACAATGCATCATGGAGTGTTTAGTTACAGCACTTAGCTATTGGTAATATACCAGAAACCCCCAGGATGCCTTCCGGTTATTATTAACCAGTAACCCAAGCAATTGGAACTGTAAAAACTGATGTCATCCCCATGGTATACATTCTCAAATACAGAAAATTTAAATTTGTTAAACAGAAGTAAAATACATAACATTATCTACCTGTCAAATTTAAAGATGCCTTTGGCCCTTTTTGGCCACAGCTATATAAATTGTGCTGTTCAGCAAATACAAATCTGAAAATGATTTACTTGGTCATATAAGTAACGATATAAGCCGCATGTCAACAATTATACAGTTAGACCCATATAGACTTCCCAAAATGAGAAGTTAAAATAGTTTGTTATTAGTAAAAGTTCCACTATGCATCCTTAAATCGGCATCAATAGGTTGCAAAGTTGGGCTACAGTAGCTTTTACAGATTATAAACTAAACATGCTGGAAGTAGCCTGGTTTTAGTACAATGACTAGCAAGTAGCTACTGCATTCACTATTTAATACAGTGACACGGACTTTCGGAAATAGATCAGGCAATCCAACTACATTTATAGCATACACGAGCATGAAGGATTTGTGGAGTCGCAACTAGACAAACATCATGGATTAAGTTAATTGCGAAGATGAGTTCAATTGTCTACTGTCTGGGGCCTCGTGTCAAGCCTAGCAACTGACTGTCCCCAGAAGTAGGAACTTTTCAGGGTAATTGTAAACCCTGAAGTTCGTTtcaaatgttgtcattgtatgACGAATTATGATGAGTTAAATAGTTTTCAGACTAGCCTAGTACTCCCACCCAGGCAGAAGAGAACGGAAAACTGTTTGCTTgatatctagctagctagcaaactaaAGTTCTGCTAGTTAGTAACtaagcatacatttttcaaccaaTTAATTACAAGGTTAAACATGTTGCTCGAAATGTAGCGTATGTAGGTGGAATATTTCGCGACAAACGGTCGTTAGAAAGATTGCAATCAGTTAATCACATGGCTACTAACTAGTAAGGTTTTCTGTGATATGTGGTCAGCTGACGGCTAGCTAATGTAGCTAACAAGCTAAGTTGCTAACGCTGCTAGCTAGTCAactaatttagctagctaactagctacaaaCTAGCTAGCCTACTAGCTATAAATGATAGTTAGCATGCTAACGTTTATCTAGCTACTTTTAAAAAGGGGTTCATATACATAGTTTAATAACCAAGAATATTTAAGATACATGTGAAGTATTATTCATGAATGGCCTATATTTTACCTTTTTTCAGTTCGTTGAACCAAACGTTAACGATGGTCTTCGAGTGTTTTCTATGATGTATAAGCCACAGTGACAGTGTCTGGACACTTTGTTGAGAGTTGCTAAGCTCCGATAGTTTCTTCTCCAAAGCCACCTCTGAAAAAGCCGACATGTCGACGACTTTTCGGGgcaaataatgatttttaaaaaaaatttaccaGATGTTTTATGCTAGGTCATACAGCTAGCTATGTTAGCACTCTACCCCGGCTAACACGCTAGCTATGTGCTCTGCAAAAGCTGCAGCCTTGCAAGTGTTTATAGCCGGGGGACGAGGGGGGGTCACTTTGCCGTGTTTATTTACGTGCAATCTATTTCTGGATTTTAATTGGCTCGTTTTGGAATGAAGGCGGGATTTagctaaaaaaaatgtaattacattttatttacattcttATGAACTCTTTAATCAACGTTAAATTGAAGTGCGATTATTTACTACTGTAATAAtctgtcacagttgaagtggATTGACACTGATAACATGACTTGATACAGATTTGGGTGTAGAAGATCAACTCAGTTATTCCCATGCAGTTAACAATCATacaatatttaaagaaaataatgttgaaCTCGGGTTGTTTATGGAAATGTAATAGGGTAAACGGAATgtcagagacacagacaaagtGATAGATCACAGATCACAAAATAAATTCCTTATTCTCAGACAGGTGGATTGCTGAAATCGTTTACATCAAAATGGTTGTTTTTTGGCCAGTGTACGACAAGGTGGTGTTTAGAAGTGTCCTGGTAGTCAAAGTAGTTGAGGTTAAGCTCTGTCGCTATCCTCCTGCCCTGGCACTCCATcagctgtaaaataaaaaccattgATGGTAATACAAGTGGATAATTAACCTATACAATGATGGTCAAATACTTGGATTTTTGCAAACTTAATGTCTGCTTGAGAATAATGAAGTGCCAGTAGTCATACTCAGCAATGATACCATACTTGATATTTCTCTGATAAGCCACTGAGCTCTCGCACTTCAATATTATGTCCATTTAGAATTAACTTGTACATCAGCAGTCCCTGTCCTGAAATGAGGTCATAAACATCAGTCTGCTATGCTTTGGGATATAGAACATAAATTAATGAAGGGTCTTTATGGCAAATGGCATATTGAAGGTGAAAGAATAACACTGGCCCTTATTTATAGTGACCCTCACCACTCTTTTGTGCTATGATGCGGATGTAGATCTGGTGCAGAGGGCCCCTGTGGCGtagatgtgtgtggatgtagtATCGGTACTCCTTCTTCTTATGATCGATCTCCAGGCGCCGGCGGAAGGCTCCGGAACAGATAAGccacagagacacgcacaaGCTGAACACCAGGAACCCAGCATACTTGTGATAGTCCTTACCCAGGAAGAGGTTATGGGACACGTCAGTCAAAGGGAAAATCACAGAAAAATGTCTAGGACTTATTCATTGTGTGAGATTTATATCTGTTAAAAAATGGATCACTAAAGAACAGACAGTTCTTAAAAGAGACCAAAaactgaagagagaaagagagactacTTTTCAGGTTGTTTTTCTACTTCTTGTGGAAGCACTCACGCACCTGAAACTCTATGTTCATGTAGCAGGCAGTTCCAATAGTGGAGGCGATTAGTAGCAGCGAACCTTTCCAGATGTTTTCATGCACATATTCAAGAACAAACACTGCAACACACCATTAGGGGAAAAAAGAAATCCTGAAACAATTTAAATTGAGATAGTTATGAAGGaatagtgaaataaaatatGATAGATCTCTTACCCTCCTTAATTAAAGTAAATGGAAAGCTAGGGTTGTTCTTTATTTTGTCTGTGAGTGCTTGCTCAGTGGTGTTGAACTGATGGTCCCATGTGCTAAAAATCCCAATAGTCATTGTGCTAACAGACAAAATAGAGATGGTTATGTGAAAAGCAAAATACATGTTGTAAAGTTTCATTTTAGTGTAAACATTAAAAGGTGTGTATAGTATAAATCAAGATAATGTAAGATACTCACAgttattatgtgtattttttgGGTCAAAACTACATTATGTATCCAATTCTATCTCAATATTCTGCCTGCCTCAATGAaagtttgaaattaaacaataatCGGTTGTCAAGGTAACCAAGTACTTCATTTTTGGCTGAAAACATTTCAGGACTCCAGGCATTCTATTCTTAGAACCTGTGCAGGTAACTTCATACAGTCAGTCATTCCTGAACTCTAACCACCTCTGTATTTGGGCTTCTCTCCATCCTCAACCAATGCACTGTTGGCATAGCCAAAACATAACACTGTAACTGCCCACTTCAGTTTTCAAAGGGTGCTAGATTCAGACTACGAGCTGGATTCAGAAGATGAGcacaattaaaaatgaattaagTAATGAACAAGTTTGTAAAATATTATGCTATGAAATCATTTCATTACTACTATTTAACCAAAACGTACCGGATAACTCTACCAAAGTTACTTCCCACAAAGGGTGGCATGGCAAGTAGCAACTATAGGACACTATGGGCATAGCTGATATGTGTCGCAAAATCTGGAATATCAGTTGCCTGATCAGCAATCAATAGCCTGACCAACTCTTTCAGATGTACTTGAAATGGTGCGCatcagatactgactggttttctgaTGAACCATGCACCTAACTTTTTTTGTGACCAGCCATGTGGAATCGATAGATAAGGacctaatacatttattaaagtTGATTTCCTTATGAACTGACTGAGCGAAATCTTTGATATTGCTGCATGTTAcgttatatttttgttcagttaaTTTCTAAACGTGGCAGCTTTTTCATGTTGAATTTTGAGGGTTTTGCTGCCCCCCTATGTAGTAGGCAGGTTACTGTCAAGTGAACACAAGCTAGCTATGTTAAAaaggcactgtgtagaatcctgcctctaaacaataacaccacTCTCCCCGTCTTCTTCCCGTCCCACCCGGAGTAGCTGGTACTATCTCGTTCGGTAAGTGATTAAAAGTACTGCGAGTGTCTAAAACGAttataaggagattacaagtcaatgcaaactgacatAAATGGGAATGTCAGTCACTCCGatacattttgtagaaaaatattatttgaaatattaactGCAGAAGTCTACAAATAATTTCTGCTTGttttatgctagtagtaaaACTCGTACATGTTGCCCCTTTAAATCAAGGAAGTCCCTAAAAACATGGCTCCACCCCAAGGGGCAAACTCCGAGGCCTACCCGGAAGTGCCAAAAACTGCAATTAATCGaatggccacatgaggctggctGCAAAAGGGAGCGGTTTGTCCTGTCTGCTATCGCCTCAGCGAACTCCAGTCATTATAATCAAGTGACATCCAAATAAACGACTCGTTACCATACAGTCTATTCTCGTAACTAACGTTAcgtgaaaatgtaatatataatcTGCAAGTCTCGAcctattttttgttgttgtatggtTTCAGATTAACTTTCTTCAAGTGTAAGCTGGTAACGTTACGGTGACTGGCTACCAACCGCTAGCAACGCAGAGTAGCATACTGTTTGCATTTAGCCTTTGCTAACTTGGTTATGTCGCGCTAGGTGGGCGTTGTTGCAGCAACCAGGCAGCTCAGCAGCACCCACGCCCCACCTCTTTGCCCATTTTTGGTTATCCGGGAGTTAGGACGAGTGACGCGCTGCCAAGATGGCGACGACCATCTCCGCCAAAAATGAGCTTCAAAACGCGTTCTATGCTCCACCCGTCTAATCTTAATGGGGGTGGCCTATTGAGTAGCATACAATATAGAGGCGAGCCCAtgtttatgtaaaatatatttacttgaCAGTCTGAACAACAGTATGTGGATTATGCGACTATGCTAAAATATACAGCGGAACGTGATCACAGGATAACTACcgttattataaaataatgtttaaatcgCGACTGTAATATCTCGTAGAAACAACACAGCTTTTGCAGGAGAATCAAAGACCGAAATATGTTTCCTCTGACACAAATGACTAACCTACCACAAGGCAACGCTAGAGCCAGGTCGAATATCCACTCCGGACACTGCCACGCCTCACTTATCGTGGACACGTATTCGGATACCTGGCTGCAATGACGCAGTTGTAAATTGTAAAAGCAATCTGATATAAATCTGGACGGATTTTTAAAAAACGCCCTGGCATGCACAAGATGTTTGCTAAAATAGAATGTATCCAGTAGGAGTAAAGAGGACATAGAGGTATTCTCATTTcacactatttttttttaaacccactggaaaaggaaagaaactTGAGCGGATCCCTGAGATTTTCCCATAGATGGATAGTTTGGCCGGGACATCAGTTAAAGAAACAGATCGCTTGTCTCTGATATCGGTATCTAGTCCGGATTTATCCCAATTGCCACCTTTATCTTCCAATAGACCTCTACTATCACCAGTCTTATGGGGGATGGATAAAAATAAGTCCACTACAGGGAATGTTGTTTGGCAGATTTAGAACTGCCAGGTAATTGGGGAGAGGAGACTTATGCCATTACGATTCGTTTTCTACATTTTGAAGGTTGCCATTACCGGTCTCAGAGTGGTTTCCAATGTATAGCCTATCTCACACCCCTTCCATCTGTTAATTCTCCCACATTTCAAATGAACCTGATATTAAAAAAGTACTATAATAATATGAATTGGATTATAGATGGTTAGGATTACCAACAGTTATTAAACCTGCAGCAGCTCCTCTTCCTAGGGTCCCCAAGTAatgattcaaaacacacaatcCAACGATTTTCCCATTATGTCTCTTTTAATGAAAAGCAAACAGCAGCATGAAGGAATGCAATTCCAGTTCGATTTGAATGCCAATTTACAGTGCAAACAGAACTACAAAGCCCCAAATGACTTTATACACATCAAACCACTACATCTTTGtattatatacatacacatttagTTAGATAC
Encoded here:
- the LOC105012619 gene encoding transmembrane protein 249 isoform X2 — its product is MTIGIFSTWDHQFNTTEQALTDKIKNNPSFPFTLIKEVFVLEYVHENIWKGSLLLIASTIGTACYMNIEFQDYHKYAGFLVFSLCVSLWLICSGAFRRRLEIDHKKKEYRYYIHTHLRHRGPLHQIYIRIIAQKSGEGHYK
- the LOC105012619 gene encoding transmembrane protein 249 isoform X1, producing the protein MKLYNMYFAFHITISILSVSTMTIGIFSTWDHQFNTTEQALTDKIKNNPSFPFTLIKEVFVLEYVHENIWKGSLLLIASTIGTACYMNIEFQDYHKYAGFLVFSLCVSLWLICSGAFRRRLEIDHKKKEYRYYIHTHLRHRGPLHQIYIRIIAQKSGEGHYK